A stretch of the Takifugu flavidus isolate HTHZ2018 chromosome 1, ASM371156v2, whole genome shotgun sequence genome encodes the following:
- the exoc7 gene encoding exocyst complex component 7 isoform X12, translating into MGILSRMIPTEDASARKREIEEKLKQEQETLSFIRENLEKSDQLTKGMVSILSSFESRLMQLENSIIPVHKQTENLQRLQDNVDKTLSCMDHVISYYHVAKDTDRIIREGPTGRLDEYLACIAKIQKAVEYFQDNNPDSPELNTVKARFEKGKELLEAEFRNLLTRYSKPVPPILILDAISVDEELEVQEEVVLEHLPEAVLQDIICIAGWLVEYGRNQDFMNVYFQIRSNQLDRSIKGLKEHFRKSSASSGVPYSPAVQTKRKDTPTKKVPKRPGKDDVLDIEIDSYIHCISAFVKLAQSEYALLLEIIPEHHQKKTFDSLIQEALDNLMLEGDNIVSAARRAIMRHDYSAVLTIFPILRHLKMNKSEFDSTLQGTAASTKNKLPTLITSMETIGAKALEEFADSIKNDPDKEYNMPKDGTVHELTSNAILFLQQLLDFQETAGAMLASQVLGDTYNIPLDPRESSSSASSYTSEFNKRLLSTYICKVLGNLQLNLLSKSKVYEDAALSAIFLHNNYNYILKSLEKSELIQLVTVTQKRAESLYRELIEQQIISYKSSWFKVTEHLSEKNMPVFQPGTKLKDKERQIIKDKFKGFNDGLEELCKTQKGWAIPDKEQRDFIRRSQKTVVSEAYRAFLQRCANISFTKNPEKYHKYHPEHVEEMIEKLFDTSA; encoded by the exons ATGGGCATTTTATCCAGGATGATCCCGACCGAAGACGCGTCCGCCAGGAAGCGGGAAATCGAGGAGAAACTGAAGCAG GAGCAGGAGACCCTTTCATTTATAAGAGAAAATCTAGAAAAGAGTGATCAGCTGACCAAGGGaatg GTCTCCATCCTGTCTTCCTTCGAGAGTCGTCTGATGCAGCTGGAGAACTCCATCATCCCAGTACACAAACAGACGGAGAACCTGCAGCGTCTGCAGGACAACGTGGACAAGACCCTGTCCTGCATGGACCACGTCATCAGCTATTACCACGTGGCCAAAGACACGGACAGGATCATCAGAGAAGG gcCGACCGGCAGACTGGACGAGTATCTGGCTTGTATTGCAAAGATTCAAAAAGCTGTGGAATATTTCCAGGACAATAATCCGGACAGCCCAGAACTCAACACAGTG AAAGCACGCTTTGAGAAGGggaaagagctgctggaggcagAGTTCCGCAACCTTCTGACCCGCTACAGCAAGCCCGTCCCTCCCATCCTCATCCTAGACGCCATCAGTGTGGACGAGGAactggaggtgcaggaggaggtggtgctggagcACCTCCCTGAAGCCGTGCTCCAGGACATCATCTGCatcgctggctggctggtggaaTACGGCCGCAACCAGG ATTTCATGAACGTTTACTTCCAGATCAGATCCAATCAGCTGGATCGATCCATCAAAGGACTGAAGGAACACTTCCGGAAGAGCAGCGCCTCCTCCGGTGTCCCCTACTCACCTGCCGTCCAAACCAAACGCAAGGACACGCCCACCAAAAAGGTTCCTAAGCGACCAG GGAAAGACGACGTCCTGGACATCGAGATCGACTCCTACATCCACTGCATCAGCGCCTTTGTCAAGCTGGCCCAGAGCGAGTACGCCCTCCTGCTGGAGATCATCCCCGAGCACCATCAGAAGAAGACGTTTGACTCGCTCATTCAG GAGGCGCTAGACAACCTGATGCTGGAGGGAGACAACATTGTGTCGGCGGCTCGCAGGGCCATCATGCGCCACGACTACTCGGCGGTCCTCACCATCTTTCCCATCCTCCGACACTTGAAGATGAACAAGTCAGAGTTTGACTCCACTCTGCAG GGCACGGCGGCGAGCACAAAGAACAAGCTGCCCACGCTCATCACCTCCATGGAAACCATCGGAGCCAAAGCTCTGGAGGAGTTTGCAGACAGCATCAAG AATGATCCGGATAAAGAGTACAACATGCCCAAGGACGGAACGGTCCACGAGCTGACGAGCAAC gctatcctgttcctgcagcagctgctggacttcCAAGAGACAGCCGGAGCCATGTTGGCCTCACAAG TTCTGGGGGATACTTACAATATTCCGTTAGACCCCCGAG AGTCCAGCTCTTCGGCGAGCAGCTACACCTCCGAGTTCAACAAAAGGCTCCTCAGTACTTACATAT GTAAGGTGTTGGGAAACCTGCAGCTCAACCTGCTCAGCAAATCTAAAGTGTACGAAGACGCCGCTCTGAGCGCCATCTTCCTGCacaacaactacaactacaTCCTGAAGTCGCTGGAGAA GTCTGAGCTGATCCAGCTGGTGACGGTGACGCAGAAGAGAGCTGAGAGTTTGTACAGAGAGCTGATCGAGCAGCAGATCATCTCGTACAAAAGCAG ctggttcAAAGTCACAGAACACCTGTCGGAGAAGAACATGCCCGTCTTCCAGCCCGGCACGAAG ctgaaggacaaaGAGCGACAGATCATCAAAGACAAGTTCAAG GGTTTCAACGACGGCCTGGAGGAGCTGTGTAAGACCCAGAAGGGTTGGGCCATCCCTGACAAAGAGCAGCGCGATTTCATCCGCCGGTCACAGAAGACGGTGGTGTCGGAGGCCTACAGGGCGTTCCTGCAGCG ATGTGCCAACATCTCCTTCACCAAAAACCCTGAAAAATACCACAAATATCATCCTGAGCACGTGGAAGAGATGATCGAGAAGCTATTCGACACTTCTGCCTGA
- the exoc7 gene encoding exocyst complex component 7 isoform X11 yields the protein MGILSRMIPTEDASARKREIEEKLKQEQETLSFIRENLEKSDQLTKGMVSILSSFESRLMQLENSIIPVHKQTENLQRLQDNVDKTLSCMDHVISYYHVAKDTDRIIREGPTGRLDEYLACIAKIQKAVEYFQDNNPDSPELNTVKARFEKGKELLEAEFRNLLTRYSKPVPPILILDAISVDEELEVQEEVVLEHLPEAVLQDIICIAGWLVEYGRNQDFMNVYFQIRSNQLDRSIKGLKEHFRKSSASSGVPYSPAVQTKRKDTPTKKVPKRPGYDHDLRVKLMTDALTEKHGGAAGKDDVLDIEIDSYIHCISAFVKLAQSEYALLLEIIPEHHQKKTFDSLIQEALDNLMLEGDNIVSAARRAIMRHDYSAVLTIFPILRHLKMNKSEFDSTLQGTAASTKNKLPTLITSMETIGAKALEEFADSIKNDPDKEYNMPKDGTVHELTSNAILFLQQLLDFQETAGAMLASQESSSSASSYTSEFNKRLLSTYICKVLGNLQLNLLSKSKVYEDAALSAIFLHNNYNYILKSLEKSELIQLVTVTQKRAESLYRELIEQQIISYKSSWFKVTEHLSEKNMPVFQPGTKLKDKERQIIKDKFKGFNDGLEELCKTQKGWAIPDKEQRDFIRRSQKTVVSEAYRAFLQRCANISFTKNPEKYHKYHPEHVEEMIEKLFDTSA from the exons ATGGGCATTTTATCCAGGATGATCCCGACCGAAGACGCGTCCGCCAGGAAGCGGGAAATCGAGGAGAAACTGAAGCAG GAGCAGGAGACCCTTTCATTTATAAGAGAAAATCTAGAAAAGAGTGATCAGCTGACCAAGGGaatg GTCTCCATCCTGTCTTCCTTCGAGAGTCGTCTGATGCAGCTGGAGAACTCCATCATCCCAGTACACAAACAGACGGAGAACCTGCAGCGTCTGCAGGACAACGTGGACAAGACCCTGTCCTGCATGGACCACGTCATCAGCTATTACCACGTGGCCAAAGACACGGACAGGATCATCAGAGAAGG gcCGACCGGCAGACTGGACGAGTATCTGGCTTGTATTGCAAAGATTCAAAAAGCTGTGGAATATTTCCAGGACAATAATCCGGACAGCCCAGAACTCAACACAGTG AAAGCACGCTTTGAGAAGGggaaagagctgctggaggcagAGTTCCGCAACCTTCTGACCCGCTACAGCAAGCCCGTCCCTCCCATCCTCATCCTAGACGCCATCAGTGTGGACGAGGAactggaggtgcaggaggaggtggtgctggagcACCTCCCTGAAGCCGTGCTCCAGGACATCATCTGCatcgctggctggctggtggaaTACGGCCGCAACCAGG ATTTCATGAACGTTTACTTCCAGATCAGATCCAATCAGCTGGATCGATCCATCAAAGGACTGAAGGAACACTTCCGGAAGAGCAGCGCCTCCTCCGGTGTCCCCTACTCACCTGCCGTCCAAACCAAACGCAAGGACACGCCCACCAAAAAGGTTCCTAAGCGACCAG GTTACGATCACGACTTGAGGGTCAAACTGATGACTGATGCCCTGACAGAGAAGCACGGGGGAGCCGCAG GGAAAGACGACGTCCTGGACATCGAGATCGACTCCTACATCCACTGCATCAGCGCCTTTGTCAAGCTGGCCCAGAGCGAGTACGCCCTCCTGCTGGAGATCATCCCCGAGCACCATCAGAAGAAGACGTTTGACTCGCTCATTCAG GAGGCGCTAGACAACCTGATGCTGGAGGGAGACAACATTGTGTCGGCGGCTCGCAGGGCCATCATGCGCCACGACTACTCGGCGGTCCTCACCATCTTTCCCATCCTCCGACACTTGAAGATGAACAAGTCAGAGTTTGACTCCACTCTGCAG GGCACGGCGGCGAGCACAAAGAACAAGCTGCCCACGCTCATCACCTCCATGGAAACCATCGGAGCCAAAGCTCTGGAGGAGTTTGCAGACAGCATCAAG AATGATCCGGATAAAGAGTACAACATGCCCAAGGACGGAACGGTCCACGAGCTGACGAGCAAC gctatcctgttcctgcagcagctgctggacttcCAAGAGACAGCCGGAGCCATGTTGGCCTCACAAG AGTCCAGCTCTTCGGCGAGCAGCTACACCTCCGAGTTCAACAAAAGGCTCCTCAGTACTTACATAT GTAAGGTGTTGGGAAACCTGCAGCTCAACCTGCTCAGCAAATCTAAAGTGTACGAAGACGCCGCTCTGAGCGCCATCTTCCTGCacaacaactacaactacaTCCTGAAGTCGCTGGAGAA GTCTGAGCTGATCCAGCTGGTGACGGTGACGCAGAAGAGAGCTGAGAGTTTGTACAGAGAGCTGATCGAGCAGCAGATCATCTCGTACAAAAGCAG ctggttcAAAGTCACAGAACACCTGTCGGAGAAGAACATGCCCGTCTTCCAGCCCGGCACGAAG ctgaaggacaaaGAGCGACAGATCATCAAAGACAAGTTCAAG GGTTTCAACGACGGCCTGGAGGAGCTGTGTAAGACCCAGAAGGGTTGGGCCATCCCTGACAAAGAGCAGCGCGATTTCATCCGCCGGTCACAGAAGACGGTGGTGTCGGAGGCCTACAGGGCGTTCCTGCAGCG ATGTGCCAACATCTCCTTCACCAAAAACCCTGAAAAATACCACAAATATCATCCTGAGCACGTGGAAGAGATGATCGAGAAGCTATTCGACACTTCTGCCTGA
- the exoc7 gene encoding exocyst complex component 7 isoform X8, with amino-acid sequence MGILSRMIPTEDASARKREIEEKLKQEQETLSFIRENLEKSDQLTKGMVSILSSFESRLMQLENSIIPVHKQTENLQRLQDNVDKTLSCMDHVISYYHVAKDTDRIIREGPTGRLDEYLACIAKIQKAVEYFQDNNPDSPELNTVKARFEKGKELLEAEFRNLLTRYSKPVPPILILDAISVDEELEVQEEVVLEHLPEAVLQDIICIAGWLVEYGRNQDFMNVYFQIRSNQLDRSIKGLKEHFRKSSASSGVPYSPAVQTKRKDTPTKKVPKRPGYDHDLRVKLMTDALTEKHGGAAGKDDVLDIEIDSYIHCISAFVKLAQSEYALLLEIIPEHHQKKTFDSLIQEALDNLMLEGDNIVSAARRAIMRHDYSAVLTIFPILRHLKMNKSEFDSTLQGTAASTKNKLPTLITSMETIGAKALEEFADSIKNDPDKEYNMPKDGTVHELTSNAILFLQQLLDFQETAGAMLASQVLGDTYNIPLDPRESSSSASSYTSEFNKRLLSTYICKVLGNLQLNLLSKSKVYEDAALSAIFLHNNYNYILKSLEKSELIQLVTVTQKRAESLYRELIEQQIISYKSSWFKVTEHLSEKNMPVFQPGTKLKDKERQIIKDKFKGFNDGLEELCKTQKGWAIPDKEQRDFIRRSQKTVVSEAYRAFLQRCANISFTKNPEKYHKYHPEHVEEMIEKLFDTSA; translated from the exons ATGGGCATTTTATCCAGGATGATCCCGACCGAAGACGCGTCCGCCAGGAAGCGGGAAATCGAGGAGAAACTGAAGCAG GAGCAGGAGACCCTTTCATTTATAAGAGAAAATCTAGAAAAGAGTGATCAGCTGACCAAGGGaatg GTCTCCATCCTGTCTTCCTTCGAGAGTCGTCTGATGCAGCTGGAGAACTCCATCATCCCAGTACACAAACAGACGGAGAACCTGCAGCGTCTGCAGGACAACGTGGACAAGACCCTGTCCTGCATGGACCACGTCATCAGCTATTACCACGTGGCCAAAGACACGGACAGGATCATCAGAGAAGG gcCGACCGGCAGACTGGACGAGTATCTGGCTTGTATTGCAAAGATTCAAAAAGCTGTGGAATATTTCCAGGACAATAATCCGGACAGCCCAGAACTCAACACAGTG AAAGCACGCTTTGAGAAGGggaaagagctgctggaggcagAGTTCCGCAACCTTCTGACCCGCTACAGCAAGCCCGTCCCTCCCATCCTCATCCTAGACGCCATCAGTGTGGACGAGGAactggaggtgcaggaggaggtggtgctggagcACCTCCCTGAAGCCGTGCTCCAGGACATCATCTGCatcgctggctggctggtggaaTACGGCCGCAACCAGG ATTTCATGAACGTTTACTTCCAGATCAGATCCAATCAGCTGGATCGATCCATCAAAGGACTGAAGGAACACTTCCGGAAGAGCAGCGCCTCCTCCGGTGTCCCCTACTCACCTGCCGTCCAAACCAAACGCAAGGACACGCCCACCAAAAAGGTTCCTAAGCGACCAG GTTACGATCACGACTTGAGGGTCAAACTGATGACTGATGCCCTGACAGAGAAGCACGGGGGAGCCGCAG GGAAAGACGACGTCCTGGACATCGAGATCGACTCCTACATCCACTGCATCAGCGCCTTTGTCAAGCTGGCCCAGAGCGAGTACGCCCTCCTGCTGGAGATCATCCCCGAGCACCATCAGAAGAAGACGTTTGACTCGCTCATTCAG GAGGCGCTAGACAACCTGATGCTGGAGGGAGACAACATTGTGTCGGCGGCTCGCAGGGCCATCATGCGCCACGACTACTCGGCGGTCCTCACCATCTTTCCCATCCTCCGACACTTGAAGATGAACAAGTCAGAGTTTGACTCCACTCTGCAG GGCACGGCGGCGAGCACAAAGAACAAGCTGCCCACGCTCATCACCTCCATGGAAACCATCGGAGCCAAAGCTCTGGAGGAGTTTGCAGACAGCATCAAG AATGATCCGGATAAAGAGTACAACATGCCCAAGGACGGAACGGTCCACGAGCTGACGAGCAAC gctatcctgttcctgcagcagctgctggacttcCAAGAGACAGCCGGAGCCATGTTGGCCTCACAAG TTCTGGGGGATACTTACAATATTCCGTTAGACCCCCGAG AGTCCAGCTCTTCGGCGAGCAGCTACACCTCCGAGTTCAACAAAAGGCTCCTCAGTACTTACATAT GTAAGGTGTTGGGAAACCTGCAGCTCAACCTGCTCAGCAAATCTAAAGTGTACGAAGACGCCGCTCTGAGCGCCATCTTCCTGCacaacaactacaactacaTCCTGAAGTCGCTGGAGAA GTCTGAGCTGATCCAGCTGGTGACGGTGACGCAGAAGAGAGCTGAGAGTTTGTACAGAGAGCTGATCGAGCAGCAGATCATCTCGTACAAAAGCAG ctggttcAAAGTCACAGAACACCTGTCGGAGAAGAACATGCCCGTCTTCCAGCCCGGCACGAAG ctgaaggacaaaGAGCGACAGATCATCAAAGACAAGTTCAAG GGTTTCAACGACGGCCTGGAGGAGCTGTGTAAGACCCAGAAGGGTTGGGCCATCCCTGACAAAGAGCAGCGCGATTTCATCCGCCGGTCACAGAAGACGGTGGTGTCGGAGGCCTACAGGGCGTTCCTGCAGCG ATGTGCCAACATCTCCTTCACCAAAAACCCTGAAAAATACCACAAATATCATCCTGAGCACGTGGAAGAGATGATCGAGAAGCTATTCGACACTTCTGCCTGA